The proteins below come from a single Alosa sapidissima isolate fAloSap1 chromosome 23, fAloSap1.pri, whole genome shotgun sequence genomic window:
- the LOC121698449 gene encoding tripartite motif-containing protein 16-like isoform X2: MKKLTKAVVSYKRSAQEALEHSDRIFTELLQSIERRRSEVKELIRAQEEAAVSRAEEILKELEREIEELKRGDAEMEELSREEDDVHFLQSFQALQTSPVSKASLSITLSQHPSFDALKESLIALKRDETCQIGKILAVVRKIHIVLPLKPKTREEFMEYSCPLTLDPDTAHRSLSLSEANRKATRGEEQPYPDHPDRFDGWAQVLCVEAISACSYWEVEWTHEDNVGVDIALAYKHIDRKGVLECRFGCNKQSWRLECDPGRCSFRHNNFRTELLTLPLARMGVYVDHRVGLLSFYSVSDTMTLLHTVQTTFTEPLYPGFWVANGASIKICAE, translated from the exons CGTTCTGCACAGGAAGCGTTGGAGCACAGCGACAGGATCTTCACTGAGCTGCTGCAGTCCATTGAGAGAAGACGCTCTGAGGTGAAAGAGCTGATCAGAGctcaggaggaggcagctgtgAGTCGAGCTGAAGAGATTCTGAAGGAGCTGGAGCGGGAGATCGAGGAACTGAAGAGAGGAGACGCTGAAATGGAAGAGCTCTCACGCGAAGAAGACGATGTCCACTTCCTCCAG AGTTTCCAGGCCCTCCAGACCTCTCCTGTATCCAAAGCTTCACTCAGCATCACTCTCAGTCAACATCCATCATTTGACGCCCTGAAGGAATCTCTTATTGCACTGAAAAGGGACGAAACCTGCCAGATTGGGAAGATATTAGCAGTAG TGAGGAAGATCCACATTGTGCTGCCACTGAAACCAAAAACTAGAGAGGAGTTCATGGAGT ATTCTTGTCCACTGACGCTGGAtccagacacagcacacagatcCCTCTCCCTGTCCGAGGCGAACCGGAAGGCAACCCGAGGAGAGGAGCAGCCATATCCTGACCATCCTGACCGGTTCGACGGATGGGCGCAGGTGCTGTGCGTGGAGGCTATTTCTGCATGTTCCTACTGGGAGGTGGAGTGGACTCATGAGGACAATGTTGGAGTGGATATCGCCCTTGCATACAAACATATCGACAGGAAAGGTGTTCTTGAATGTCGGTTCGGGTGCAATAAACAGTCGTGGAGGCTAGAGTGTGATCCTGGAAGATGTTCTTTCAGGCACAATAACTTCAGAACTGAACTCCTCACCCTCCCACTCGCCAGGATGGGGGTGTATGTGGACCATAGGGTGGGCCTTTTGTCCTTCTACAGCGTCTCAGACACAATGACCCTCCTCCACACTGTGCAGACAACATTTACTGAACCCCTCTATCCTGGGTTTTGGGTGGCAAATGGAGCATCTATAAAAATCTGCGCAGAATAA